In one window of Gouania willdenowi chromosome 8, fGouWil2.1, whole genome shotgun sequence DNA:
- the cant1a gene encoding soluble calcium-activated nucleotidase 1 isoform X1 gives MTQGQRSARRRQRGPSRPSSSMPPPPGFTQLEQNEHMNPLRISVGGLPMLASMANNTDPRFRFKWRPIVLMAAALAFVLLLLMHLSSGMRSHSNSWRHKHSDGQPLSFQYNDTYPLSPLEQTPQGTRYRIGVIADLDTNSASDKKLTWFSYMRRGYLLVSQSGDKVAVEWDADRVLLESHLAEKGRGMELSELVVFNGKLYSVDDRTGIIYHIDGEKAVPWVILTDGDGSVAKGFKAEWLAVKDEHLYVGGLGKEWTTTEGEFVNNNPEWVKVVGHRGDVQHENWVPRYKMMKSAAGIEPPGYFIHESAAWSDNLQRWFFLPRRASMERYEETADERRGTNLVLSCSPDFKNIKVSRVGPLNPTHGFSSFKFVPNTDDQIILALKSEEDAGKIATYIMAFTLDGRILLPETKIGDVKYEGVEFI, from the exons ATGACACAAGGTCAGCGATCAGCCAGGAGGAGACAGAGAG GCCCCTCCAGGCCCTCGTCCTCCATGCCTCCCCCCCCTGGCTTCACACAACTGGAGCAGAATGAGCATATGAACCCTCTGCGTATCTCTGTAGGAGGCCTCCCCATGTTGGCGTCCATGGCTAACAACACCGACCCTCGTTTCCGCTTCAAGTGGAGGCCCATCGTGTTAATGGCCGCGGCACTGGCTTTTGTTCTTCTGCTTTTAATGCACCTGAGCTCGGGCATGCGTTCTCACTCGAACAGCTGGAGACACAAGCACAGTGACGGCCAGCCTCTCAGTTTCCAATACAATGACACGTACCCTCTCAGCCCGCTCGAGCAGACGCCCCAGGGCACACGGTATCGCATCGGGGTGATTGCTGACCTGGACACAAACTCTGCCAGTGACAAAAAGCTGACCTGGTTCAGCTACATGCGAAGGGGTTACCTTCTTGTGTCGCAGAGTGGCGACAAAGTGGCGGTTGAGTGGGATGCAGACCGAGTGTTGCTGGAAAGCCACCTGGCAGAGAAAGGCAGAGGCATGGAGCTGTCTGAGCTGGTGGTGTTCAACGGGAAACTTTACAGCGTGGATGACAGAACGGGCATCATCTACCATATAGACGGAGAAAAGGCTGTGCCCTGGGTCATCCTAACTGACGGAGACGGCAGCGTCGCCAAAG GTTTCAAAGCTGAATGGCTGGCGGTAAAGGATGAGCACCTGTATGTGGGTGGGCTGGGGAAGGAGTGGACCACCACTGAAGGCGAATTTGTCAACAACAACCCAGAGTGGGTGAAAGTTGTCGGTCACAGAGGAGACGTTCAACATGAGAACTGGGTGCCTAGGTACAAAATGATGAAGTCTGCTGCAGGGATAGAACCACCAG GTTACTTCATCCATGAGTCAGCAGCGTGGAGCGACAACCTTCAACGCTGGTTTTTCCTCCCTCGCCGTGCAAGCATGGAGCGCTACGAGGAGACAGCAGACGAGCGCAGAGGCACAAACCTCGTCCTCAGCTGCTCGCCGGATTtcaaaaacatcaaagtgaGTCGAGTGGGTCCACTCAACCCAACCCACGGCTTCTCCTCTTTCAAGTTTGTCCCCAACACAGACGATCAAATCATTCTGGCATTAAAGTCAGAGGAAGACGCAGGAAAGATCGCCACGTACATTATGGCGTTCACACTGGACGGACGCATCCTTTTACCAGAGACTAAGATCGGGGACGTGAAATATGAGGGAGTGGAGTTCATCTAA
- the cant1a gene encoding soluble calcium-activated nucleotidase 1 isoform X2, translated as MESPSRPSSSMPPPPGFTQLEQNEHMNPLRISVGGLPMLASMANNTDPRFRFKWRPIVLMAAALAFVLLLLMHLSSGMRSHSNSWRHKHSDGQPLSFQYNDTYPLSPLEQTPQGTRYRIGVIADLDTNSASDKKLTWFSYMRRGYLLVSQSGDKVAVEWDADRVLLESHLAEKGRGMELSELVVFNGKLYSVDDRTGIIYHIDGEKAVPWVILTDGDGSVAKGFKAEWLAVKDEHLYVGGLGKEWTTTEGEFVNNNPEWVKVVGHRGDVQHENWVPRYKMMKSAAGIEPPGYFIHESAAWSDNLQRWFFLPRRASMERYEETADERRGTNLVLSCSPDFKNIKVSRVGPLNPTHGFSSFKFVPNTDDQIILALKSEEDAGKIATYIMAFTLDGRILLPETKIGDVKYEGVEFI; from the exons ATGGAGA GCCCCTCCAGGCCCTCGTCCTCCATGCCTCCCCCCCCTGGCTTCACACAACTGGAGCAGAATGAGCATATGAACCCTCTGCGTATCTCTGTAGGAGGCCTCCCCATGTTGGCGTCCATGGCTAACAACACCGACCCTCGTTTCCGCTTCAAGTGGAGGCCCATCGTGTTAATGGCCGCGGCACTGGCTTTTGTTCTTCTGCTTTTAATGCACCTGAGCTCGGGCATGCGTTCTCACTCGAACAGCTGGAGACACAAGCACAGTGACGGCCAGCCTCTCAGTTTCCAATACAATGACACGTACCCTCTCAGCCCGCTCGAGCAGACGCCCCAGGGCACACGGTATCGCATCGGGGTGATTGCTGACCTGGACACAAACTCTGCCAGTGACAAAAAGCTGACCTGGTTCAGCTACATGCGAAGGGGTTACCTTCTTGTGTCGCAGAGTGGCGACAAAGTGGCGGTTGAGTGGGATGCAGACCGAGTGTTGCTGGAAAGCCACCTGGCAGAGAAAGGCAGAGGCATGGAGCTGTCTGAGCTGGTGGTGTTCAACGGGAAACTTTACAGCGTGGATGACAGAACGGGCATCATCTACCATATAGACGGAGAAAAGGCTGTGCCCTGGGTCATCCTAACTGACGGAGACGGCAGCGTCGCCAAAG GTTTCAAAGCTGAATGGCTGGCGGTAAAGGATGAGCACCTGTATGTGGGTGGGCTGGGGAAGGAGTGGACCACCACTGAAGGCGAATTTGTCAACAACAACCCAGAGTGGGTGAAAGTTGTCGGTCACAGAGGAGACGTTCAACATGAGAACTGGGTGCCTAGGTACAAAATGATGAAGTCTGCTGCAGGGATAGAACCACCAG GTTACTTCATCCATGAGTCAGCAGCGTGGAGCGACAACCTTCAACGCTGGTTTTTCCTCCCTCGCCGTGCAAGCATGGAGCGCTACGAGGAGACAGCAGACGAGCGCAGAGGCACAAACCTCGTCCTCAGCTGCTCGCCGGATTtcaaaaacatcaaagtgaGTCGAGTGGGTCCACTCAACCCAACCCACGGCTTCTCCTCTTTCAAGTTTGTCCCCAACACAGACGATCAAATCATTCTGGCATTAAAGTCAGAGGAAGACGCAGGAAAGATCGCCACGTACATTATGGCGTTCACACTGGACGGACGCATCCTTTTACCAGAGACTAAGATCGGGGACGTGAAATATGAGGGAGTGGAGTTCATCTAA
- the cant1a gene encoding soluble calcium-activated nucleotidase 1 isoform X3 — translation MPPPPGFTQLEQNEHMNPLRISVGGLPMLASMANNTDPRFRFKWRPIVLMAAALAFVLLLLMHLSSGMRSHSNSWRHKHSDGQPLSFQYNDTYPLSPLEQTPQGTRYRIGVIADLDTNSASDKKLTWFSYMRRGYLLVSQSGDKVAVEWDADRVLLESHLAEKGRGMELSELVVFNGKLYSVDDRTGIIYHIDGEKAVPWVILTDGDGSVAKGFKAEWLAVKDEHLYVGGLGKEWTTTEGEFVNNNPEWVKVVGHRGDVQHENWVPRYKMMKSAAGIEPPGYFIHESAAWSDNLQRWFFLPRRASMERYEETADERRGTNLVLSCSPDFKNIKVSRVGPLNPTHGFSSFKFVPNTDDQIILALKSEEDAGKIATYIMAFTLDGRILLPETKIGDVKYEGVEFI, via the exons ATGCCTCCCCCCCCTGGCTTCACACAACTGGAGCAGAATGAGCATATGAACCCTCTGCGTATCTCTGTAGGAGGCCTCCCCATGTTGGCGTCCATGGCTAACAACACCGACCCTCGTTTCCGCTTCAAGTGGAGGCCCATCGTGTTAATGGCCGCGGCACTGGCTTTTGTTCTTCTGCTTTTAATGCACCTGAGCTCGGGCATGCGTTCTCACTCGAACAGCTGGAGACACAAGCACAGTGACGGCCAGCCTCTCAGTTTCCAATACAATGACACGTACCCTCTCAGCCCGCTCGAGCAGACGCCCCAGGGCACACGGTATCGCATCGGGGTGATTGCTGACCTGGACACAAACTCTGCCAGTGACAAAAAGCTGACCTGGTTCAGCTACATGCGAAGGGGTTACCTTCTTGTGTCGCAGAGTGGCGACAAAGTGGCGGTTGAGTGGGATGCAGACCGAGTGTTGCTGGAAAGCCACCTGGCAGAGAAAGGCAGAGGCATGGAGCTGTCTGAGCTGGTGGTGTTCAACGGGAAACTTTACAGCGTGGATGACAGAACGGGCATCATCTACCATATAGACGGAGAAAAGGCTGTGCCCTGGGTCATCCTAACTGACGGAGACGGCAGCGTCGCCAAAG GTTTCAAAGCTGAATGGCTGGCGGTAAAGGATGAGCACCTGTATGTGGGTGGGCTGGGGAAGGAGTGGACCACCACTGAAGGCGAATTTGTCAACAACAACCCAGAGTGGGTGAAAGTTGTCGGTCACAGAGGAGACGTTCAACATGAGAACTGGGTGCCTAGGTACAAAATGATGAAGTCTGCTGCAGGGATAGAACCACCAG GTTACTTCATCCATGAGTCAGCAGCGTGGAGCGACAACCTTCAACGCTGGTTTTTCCTCCCTCGCCGTGCAAGCATGGAGCGCTACGAGGAGACAGCAGACGAGCGCAGAGGCACAAACCTCGTCCTCAGCTGCTCGCCGGATTtcaaaaacatcaaagtgaGTCGAGTGGGTCCACTCAACCCAACCCACGGCTTCTCCTCTTTCAAGTTTGTCCCCAACACAGACGATCAAATCATTCTGGCATTAAAGTCAGAGGAAGACGCAGGAAAGATCGCCACGTACATTATGGCGTTCACACTGGACGGACGCATCCTTTTACCAGAGACTAAGATCGGGGACGTGAAATATGAGGGAGTGGAGTTCATCTAA
- the LOC114468309 gene encoding galectin-3-binding protein A-like produces MLQHQILHTVRLLLLLSVSSWAINFDIIKGDVGLQEGNVRLVGTGVSSAGRVEVYHDGKWGTVCDDNWDMTEAQVVCRQLKFPGARSVAVGKDYGPVSGPIWLDEIHCNGTEDYLVRCNFKRWGETDCTHKEDVGIVCEPMDTNKSFGDSLHPLDHTIGLSDNLGQIFDKGEGCDFYILVQSPTQNQQNISEKRIFTEICAHKIILSQFPSFDSTQENTNVTVDISVPCQPYFNSFIRYIYTRKIDVNFSSALCLHWMAAKFGVMQLMTDVGRLFSKILSEDTSFHTQVQMYSYALETGDVALEEECLQYLAWNFQNLTTSPAWTSLSVELLKSLIIRSDLVVPDEYFVLQSVESFITEQVKSITLETQAELLTYVRFPMIQAEKLYENVSSSPLYNSHKNLYNEGIMQALEFNVFFLTTLTKNSKFNKENADFHPRIYTADPWSTAIDSQSIKRHTTRIQNLRVYDGRYNPHIQYNQHFPSKVLSTPVHSSLMFKDKTVNWNADVLQSQTECSNKRVRCDTVPVARLASQNNNPSNSHTGKILYRNRLVVMCEGLYICQVLGFKSELIPVAMNGTQVVGCPCPGEHYVYKFVVRPVYE; encoded by the exons ATGCTTCAACACCAAATCCTGCACACTGTGAGACTACTTCTGCTGCTCTCAGTCTCTTCTTGGGCAATCAATTTTGACATCATCA AGGGAGACGTTGGACTGCAGGAAGGCAATGTGAGACTTGTCGGCACTGGCGTAAGTTCCGCAGGACGTGTGGAGGTTTACCATGATGGAAAATGGGGAACAGTGTGCGACGACAACTGGGATATGACTGAAGCTCAGGTCGTGTGTCGTCAGCTGAAGTTCCCTGGAGCCAGATCTGTGGCGGTTGGAAAAGACTATGGACCAG tatcTGGACCCATTTGGCTTGATGAAATCCATTGTAACGGCACAGAGGATTATCTGGTCAGATGTAATTTCAAAAGGTGGGGAGAAACAGACTGTACCCACAAAGAAGATGTTGGCATTGTTTGTGAACCCATGG ACACGAATAAGTCATTTGGGGATTCTCTACATCCCCTCGACCACACTATTGGTCTATCTGATAATCTTGGCCAGATCTTTGACAAAGGAGAAGGCTGTGATTTCTATATCCTGGTCCAGTCTCCCACACAGAATCAACAGAACATATCTGAGAAAAGGATTTTCACCGAAATATGCGCACACAAAATCATCTTGTCACAATTCCCCTCCTTCGATTCTACACAGGAAAACACCAACGTTACCGTTGACATCAGTGTGCCGTGCCAACCATATTTCAACTCCTTTATCAG GTATATTTACACCCGTAAGATTGATGTGAACTTCTCCTCCGCTCTCTGCCTCCATTGGATGGCTGCTAAATTTGGGGTGATGCAGTTAATGACAGACGTAGGCCGACTGTTTTCCAAAATCCTTTCAGAAGACACTTCGTTTCACACCCAGGTGCAAATGTACAGCTATGCTTTGGAGACAGGTGACGTCGCTCTCGAGGAAGAATGTCTTCAGTACCTAGCTTGGAACTTCCAAAACCTGACCACGTCCCCTGCTTGGACAAGCCTGTCAGTGGAGCTTCTAAAATCTTTAATAATCCGCTCAGACTTGGTGGTGCCAGATGAGTATTTTGTCCTTCAGAGTGTGGAGAGTTTTATCACGGAACAGGTGAAGTCTATCACTTTGGAAACGCAGGCTGAGCTGTTGACATATGTTCGTTTTCCAATGATCCAAGCAGAGAAACTCTATGAGAATGTCTCCAGCTCTCCTCTCTACAATTCTCACAAAAACTTGTATAATGAGGGTATTATGCAAGCTTTagagtttaatgtgttcttTTTAACCACTCTTActaaaaactccaaattcaacAAAGAAAATGCAGATTTTCATCCTAGGATCTACACAGCTGATCCTTGGAGCACTGCGATCGATTCTCAGAGCATCAAACGTCATACCACTCGTATTCAAAATTTAAGAGTATATGACGGACGCTATAATCCGCATATTCAATATAATCAACATTTTCCATCAAAAGTACTCAGCACACCTGTCCACAGTAGTCTGATGTTTAAGGACAAAACAGTCAACTGGAACGCAGATGTTCTTCAGAGCCAAACCGAATGTTCAAACAAACGTGTGAGGTGTGACACAGTTCCTGTAGCACGGTTGGCTTCCCAAAACAACAACCCATCTAACAGCCACACAGGAAAGATCCTTTATCGTAACCGCCTGGTGGTGATGTGTGAAGGCTTGTATATCTGTCAGGTTCTTGGCTTTAAGAGTGAATTGATTCCTGTTGCAATGAATGGCACTCAGGTTGTTGGATGTCCATGTCCAGGTGAACATTACGTCTATAAATTTGTGGTGAGACCAGTATATGAGTGA
- the LOC114468436 gene encoding galectin-3-binding protein A-like isoform X1, producing MKLSTRRTEDSTHFPFFLLWNIKSASNFVCSRILSSRRLKSQTKHIAYQHNSLKMLGHQNLHTVGLLLLLSISSWAINFGILKGDVGLQEGNVRLVGTGISSAGRVEVYHDGKWGTVCDDNWDMTEAKVVCRQLKFPGARSVVVGKDYGPVSGPIWLDEIHCNGTENYLVRCSIKRWGETDCTHKEDVGIVCEPMGTNQSFGDSLHPLDHTIYLSDHLGQIFDKGEACDFNILVQSPTQNQQNISEKRVFTQVCTHKIIMSQFPSFNSTQENTNVSFDISVPCQPYFTSFIRYIYTRKIDVNFSSALCLHWMAAEFGVMQLMTDVGRLFSKILSEDTSFHTQVQMYSYALETGDVALEEECLQYLAWNFQNLTTSPAWTSLSVELLKSLIIRSDLVVPDEYFVLQSVESFIMEQVKSITLETQAELLRYVRFPMIQAEKLYENVSSSPLYNSHKNLYNEGIMQALEFNVFFLTTLTKNSKFNKENADFHPRIYTADPWSTKIYMIPNESLRYQHFHREYNHYSHHGYFETSLISTPVHSSLMFKDKTVNWNADVLQSQTECSNKGVRCDTVPVARLASQNNNPSNSHTGKILYRNRLVVMCEGLYICQVLGFKSELIPVAMNGTQVVECPCPGGHYVYKFVVRPVYE from the exons ATGAAACTCAGCACACGAAGGACTGAGGATTCCACccacttccctttttttttattgtggaaCATAAAGAGTGCCTCAAATTTTGTATGCAGTCGCATTCTCTCATCCAGAAGACTAAAG TCACAGACGAAGCATATTGCTTACCAACACAACTCGCTGAAAATGCTCGGACACCAAAACCTGCACACTGTGGGACTACTTCTGCTGCTCTCCATCTCCTCTTGGGCAATCAATTTTGGCATCCTCA AGGGAGACGTTGGACTGCAGGAAGGCAATGTGAGACTTGTCGGCACTGGCATAAGTTCCGCAGGACGTGTGGAGGTTTACCATGATGGAAAATGGGGAACAGTGTGCGACGACAACTGGGATATGACTGAAGCTAAGGTCGTGTGTCGTCAGCTGAAGTTCCCTGGAGCCAGATCTGTGGTGGTCGGAAAAGACTATGGACCAG TATCTGGACCCATTTGGCTTGATGAAATCCATTGTAACGGCACAGAGAATTATCTGGTCAGATGTAGTATTAAAAGGTGGGGAGAAACTGACTGCACCCACAAAGAGGATGTTGGCATTGTTTGTGAACCCATGG GCACTAATCAGTCATTTGGGGATTCTCTCCATCCCCTCGACCACACTATATATCTGTCAGATCATCTTGGCCAGATATTTGACAAAGGAGAAGCCTGTGATTTCAATATATTGGTCCAGTCTCCCACACAGAATCAACAGAACATATCTGAGAAGAGGGTTTTCACCCAAGTatgcacacacaaaataatcatGTCACAATTCCCGTCCTTCAATTCTACACAGGAAAACACCAACGTTTCCTTTGACATCAGCGTGCCGTGCCAACCATATTTCACCTCCTTCATCag GTATATTTACACCCGTAAGATTGATGTGAACTTCTCCTCCGCTCTCTGCCTCCATTGGATGGCTGCTGAATTTGGGGTGATGCAGTTAATGACAGACGTAGGCCGACTGTTTTCCAAAATCCTTTCAGAAGACACTTCGTTTCACACCCAGGTGCAAATGTACAGCTATGCTTTGGAGACAGGTGACGTCGCTCTCGAGGAAGAATGTCTTCAGTACCTAGCTTGGAACTTCCAAAACCTGACCACGTCCCCTGCTTGGACAAGCCTGTCAGTGGAGCTTCTAAAATCTTTAATAATCCGCTCAGACTTGGTGGTGCCAGATGAGTATTTTGTCCTTCAGAGTGTGGAGAGTTTTATCATGGAACAGGTGAAGTCTATCACTTTGGAAACGCAGGCTGAGCTGTTGAGATATGTTCGTTTTCCAATGATCCAAGCAGAGAAACTCTATGAGAATGTCTCCAGCTCTCCTCTCTACAATTCTCACAAAAACTTGTATAATGAGGGTATTATGCAAGCTTTagagtttaatgtgttcttTTTAACCACTCTTActaaaaactccaaattcaacAAAGAAAATGCAGATTTTCATCCTAGGATCTACACAGCTGATCCTTGGAGCACTAAGATTTACATGATTCCAAATGAATCATTAAGATACCAACACTTTCATCGTGAATATAATCATTATTCTCATCATGGTTACTTTGAAACATCATTAATCAGCACACCTGTCCACAGTAGTCTGATGTTTAAGGACAAAACAGTCAACTGGAACGCAGATGTTCTTCAGAGCCAAACCGAATGTTCAAACAAAGGTGTGAGGTGTGACACAGTTCCTGTAGCACGGTTGGCTTCCCAAAACAACAACCCATCTAACAGCCACACAGGAAAGATCCTTTATCGTAACCGCCTGGTGGTGATGTGTGAAGGCTTGTATATCTGTCAGGTTCTTGGCTTTAAGAGTGAATTGATTCCTGTTGCTATGAATGGCACTCAGGTTGTTGAATGTCCATGTCCAGGTGGACATTACGTCTATAAATTTGTGGTGAGGCCAGTATATGAGTGA
- the LOC114468436 gene encoding galectin-3-binding protein A-like isoform X2 — MLGHQNLHTVGLLLLLSISSWAINFGILKGDVGLQEGNVRLVGTGISSAGRVEVYHDGKWGTVCDDNWDMTEAKVVCRQLKFPGARSVVVGKDYGPVSGPIWLDEIHCNGTENYLVRCSIKRWGETDCTHKEDVGIVCEPMGTNQSFGDSLHPLDHTIYLSDHLGQIFDKGEACDFNILVQSPTQNQQNISEKRVFTQVCTHKIIMSQFPSFNSTQENTNVSFDISVPCQPYFTSFIRYIYTRKIDVNFSSALCLHWMAAEFGVMQLMTDVGRLFSKILSEDTSFHTQVQMYSYALETGDVALEEECLQYLAWNFQNLTTSPAWTSLSVELLKSLIIRSDLVVPDEYFVLQSVESFIMEQVKSITLETQAELLRYVRFPMIQAEKLYENVSSSPLYNSHKNLYNEGIMQALEFNVFFLTTLTKNSKFNKENADFHPRIYTADPWSTKIYMIPNESLRYQHFHREYNHYSHHGYFETSLISTPVHSSLMFKDKTVNWNADVLQSQTECSNKGVRCDTVPVARLASQNNNPSNSHTGKILYRNRLVVMCEGLYICQVLGFKSELIPVAMNGTQVVECPCPGGHYVYKFVVRPVYE; from the exons ATGCTCGGACACCAAAACCTGCACACTGTGGGACTACTTCTGCTGCTCTCCATCTCCTCTTGGGCAATCAATTTTGGCATCCTCA AGGGAGACGTTGGACTGCAGGAAGGCAATGTGAGACTTGTCGGCACTGGCATAAGTTCCGCAGGACGTGTGGAGGTTTACCATGATGGAAAATGGGGAACAGTGTGCGACGACAACTGGGATATGACTGAAGCTAAGGTCGTGTGTCGTCAGCTGAAGTTCCCTGGAGCCAGATCTGTGGTGGTCGGAAAAGACTATGGACCAG TATCTGGACCCATTTGGCTTGATGAAATCCATTGTAACGGCACAGAGAATTATCTGGTCAGATGTAGTATTAAAAGGTGGGGAGAAACTGACTGCACCCACAAAGAGGATGTTGGCATTGTTTGTGAACCCATGG GCACTAATCAGTCATTTGGGGATTCTCTCCATCCCCTCGACCACACTATATATCTGTCAGATCATCTTGGCCAGATATTTGACAAAGGAGAAGCCTGTGATTTCAATATATTGGTCCAGTCTCCCACACAGAATCAACAGAACATATCTGAGAAGAGGGTTTTCACCCAAGTatgcacacacaaaataatcatGTCACAATTCCCGTCCTTCAATTCTACACAGGAAAACACCAACGTTTCCTTTGACATCAGCGTGCCGTGCCAACCATATTTCACCTCCTTCATCag GTATATTTACACCCGTAAGATTGATGTGAACTTCTCCTCCGCTCTCTGCCTCCATTGGATGGCTGCTGAATTTGGGGTGATGCAGTTAATGACAGACGTAGGCCGACTGTTTTCCAAAATCCTTTCAGAAGACACTTCGTTTCACACCCAGGTGCAAATGTACAGCTATGCTTTGGAGACAGGTGACGTCGCTCTCGAGGAAGAATGTCTTCAGTACCTAGCTTGGAACTTCCAAAACCTGACCACGTCCCCTGCTTGGACAAGCCTGTCAGTGGAGCTTCTAAAATCTTTAATAATCCGCTCAGACTTGGTGGTGCCAGATGAGTATTTTGTCCTTCAGAGTGTGGAGAGTTTTATCATGGAACAGGTGAAGTCTATCACTTTGGAAACGCAGGCTGAGCTGTTGAGATATGTTCGTTTTCCAATGATCCAAGCAGAGAAACTCTATGAGAATGTCTCCAGCTCTCCTCTCTACAATTCTCACAAAAACTTGTATAATGAGGGTATTATGCAAGCTTTagagtttaatgtgttcttTTTAACCACTCTTActaaaaactccaaattcaacAAAGAAAATGCAGATTTTCATCCTAGGATCTACACAGCTGATCCTTGGAGCACTAAGATTTACATGATTCCAAATGAATCATTAAGATACCAACACTTTCATCGTGAATATAATCATTATTCTCATCATGGTTACTTTGAAACATCATTAATCAGCACACCTGTCCACAGTAGTCTGATGTTTAAGGACAAAACAGTCAACTGGAACGCAGATGTTCTTCAGAGCCAAACCGAATGTTCAAACAAAGGTGTGAGGTGTGACACAGTTCCTGTAGCACGGTTGGCTTCCCAAAACAACAACCCATCTAACAGCCACACAGGAAAGATCCTTTATCGTAACCGCCTGGTGGTGATGTGTGAAGGCTTGTATATCTGTCAGGTTCTTGGCTTTAAGAGTGAATTGATTCCTGTTGCTATGAATGGCACTCAGGTTGTTGAATGTCCATGTCCAGGTGGACATTACGTCTATAAATTTGTGGTGAGGCCAGTATATGAGTGA